The sequence ACCACGCCTGCCCCGGCGTCACGGACCGGTCTCGACCTGTCCCGCCCGGCGGGCGGCAGCCCCGCGGCGCGCCCGCCCGCGCGCCCCGCCACCGTGTCCCGGGTGCCCGCCAGCCGTCCCTCGTGGCGGAGGGTGTCGCCCACGGCCGACGTCCACCTCACCGCCTCGACGCCGACCGCCGCCCTCAGCCGCGTCCAGACCGGGGTCGGCTTCCTCCGGGCCGGCCTGCTGCTGCCCGACGGGGCCCCCGCGCTGCGGCTCGGCTGCGCGTGGCAGCACGGGACGCCGCAGGGCCCGCGGCAGCGCTGGACCGCCGGCGGCCTGGACCGCGGCGGCCGCAGCCCCGTCCGCGTGCACGACAGCCCCGAGGAGCTCGACGTCGACCTGCTCGCCGTGCACCCGCTGGCACGGCTGCTCGTCGTGGCCTGGCCGGAGCGGGCGGCCCACGCGGGCGGCGGCCTGCTCGTCGTGCGCACCGAGGGCGGCAGCCGGGTCGACGCGCCCGTCCCCGCGGCCGCGCCCGGCACCAGCACGGTGCTGCTGTCCGGCTACGTCGTCGACGGCGAGCTCGTGCTGCGGGCGGAGTCGAGGACGGTGCCCGGCGGGCCCGCCCAGGCGTGCGGTGCGTACGGTTACGACGCGCTGCGGTGGCTCGACGACCACCAGCCCGTCCCCTGACCGGGCGGGGCGCGCGGGGCGCACGAGGGGACGACGGCATGGTGGACCTCACCAAGGGCCAGACGGTGTCGCTGACGAAGCGGGGGGCGGCACGCTGACGGTCGTCCGCATGGGTCTCGGCTGGGACGCGGTGAAGAAGCGCGGGTTGTTCGGCTCCCGGGCGCAGGCGGTCGACCTCGACGCCTCGGCCCTGCTGTTCGACGCCGCCGGCGCCCTCGTGGACCAGGTGTGGTTCCAGCAGCTGCGCAGCGCCGACGGGGCGCTGCAGCACACGGGGGACAACGTCACCGGCGCGGGCGAGGGCGACGACGAGTCGATCGTCGTGGACCTCGCCCGTCTCGACCCGCGGGTGGCCACCATCGCCTTCGTCGTCAGCAGCTTCACCGGGCAGGACTTCACCCAGGTCGAGAACGCGTACTGCCGCCTGGTGGACGCCGCCGCGGGGGACGCCGAGCTGGCCCGCTACGAGCTCGCCGCGTCCGGCCCGCACACC is a genomic window of Aquipuribacter hungaricus containing:
- a CDS encoding TerD family protein, with the translated sequence MGLGWDAVKKRGLFGSRAQAVDLDASALLFDAAGALVDQVWFQQLRSADGALQHTGDNVTGAGEGDDESIVVDLARLDPRVATIAFVVSSFTGQDFTQVENAYCRLVDAAAGDAELARYELAASGPHTAQVMALVRRDGTGWSMTAVGAAGSGRTFRDLVPAVVPHL